A stretch of the Saprospiraceae bacterium genome encodes the following:
- a CDS encoding DUF4082 domain-containing protein has product MIRIVCFFMLFGFLFIQCNDENSNPLETPIFSLLDQAGIKIDTVTQAAATWEYGFKFQSLVNGTLSKLGILVPDTGTYKIRLYNLNTNQLLIEKFIESKWSSTEYYVNIPPVEIKAGIDFGVSLVADVFFNVRNANGDVFNFPITKGNLKILSFNEEPCGINGCPSFPTTSVTNLIAPCVNIGFTAD; this is encoded by the coding sequence ATGATCCGTATTGTTTGTTTCTTCATGCTATTTGGATTTCTCTTTATACAATGCAACGATGAAAATTCAAATCCATTAGAAACTCCAATTTTCAGTTTACTTGACCAAGCTGGAATTAAAATTGACACGGTTACACAAGCAGCAGCTACCTGGGAATATGGTTTTAAATTTCAATCCCTTGTAAACGGCACCCTATCTAAACTTGGAATCCTGGTTCCAGATACCGGAACTTATAAAATCAGACTTTATAATCTCAACACCAACCAACTCCTAATCGAAAAATTCATTGAATCTAAATGGAGCAGTACGGAATATTATGTAAACATTCCTCCGGTTGAAATCAAAGCAGGGATTGACTTTGGAGTGAGTTTGGTTGCAGATGTCTTTTTTAATGTGCGCAATGCAAATGGAGATGTATTCAATTTTCCTATTACTAAAGGGAACCTCAAAATTCTTTCCTTTAATGAAGAGCCTTGCGGGATCAACGGCTGTCCATCCTTTCCGACTACTTCAGTTACCAACTTAATCGCACCTTGTGTAAATATTGGATTTACAGCAGATTAA